Proteins from one Syngnathus scovelli strain Florida chromosome 9, RoL_Ssco_1.2, whole genome shotgun sequence genomic window:
- the LOC125975598 gene encoding allograft inflammatory factor 1: MEKAQGGKAYGLLKSHQEDKLNAINEAFLTDEQYADVEDLACKLDMFKRKYMEFDLNDKGDIDMMGLKRMLEKLGLAKTHLELKKMMSEVAGGASQTISYTDFLNMMLGKRHAILKLILMFEGMNKEEKRPEGPASPKNFSQLP, encoded by the exons ATGGAGAAGGCTCAAG gtgGTAAAGCATATGGCCTCCTCAAGTCTCACCAAGAAGACAAACTAAATGCCATCAATGAG GCTTTTCTGACCGATGAACAGTATGCAGATGTGGAAGACCTCGCCTGCAAGCTTGACATGTTCAAAC GCAAATATATGGAGTTCGATCTTAACGACAAAGGCGATATAG acatgaTGGGCTTAAAGCGAATGTTGGAGAAACTGGGCCTGGCCAAGACTCACTTGGAGTTGAAAAAAATGATGTCAGAAGTGGCAGGAGGAGCATCCCAGACAATCAGTTATACAGACTTCCTAAATATGATGCTGGGAAAAAGACATGCCATTTTGAAACT AATTCTGATGTTTGAGGGCATGAATAAGGAGGAGAAGAGACCCGAGGGACCAGCTTCTCCCAAAAACTTTTCGCAATTACCCTGA
- the cyp21a2 gene encoding LOW QUALITY PROTEIN: steroid 21-hydroxylase (The sequence of the model RefSeq protein was modified relative to this genomic sequence to represent the inferred CDS: substituted 1 base at 1 genomic stop codon), translating to MMRPTLGHYKXDVKCEEKLCEKEQDPGRHKMPTDFLVFIVGVILLMLVRMFLQIFFKSASSNNSPNGKPPPGPPSRFLIGNMMELTHDHLPIHLTHLAQRYGHIYQLKCGNTCMVVLNSSEVIREALVKKWSDFAGRPVSFTGRIVSGGGRSISLGDYNDEWRAHRRLVHGALMQCCRRSLHEVIEKQAMHLCKVLKAYQGSAVDLSVDFTVAASNVITTLTFGKEYDKKSTELQELHKCLNEIVALWGSCWISALDSFPLLRKLPNPVFSRLMKEVTKRDNIIFKHLNNYKSQDEKPEGTITGCLLEGLNTKNGELLTDTHVHMAIVDLLIGGTETTAAWLNWTVAFLLHRPEIQTQVYEELCTVPEGRYPTYSEKYKLPILSALINEVLRLRPVAPLAVPHRAVRDSSIAGYFIPKNTVIIPNLFGAHHDPLVWNEPHHFKPERFLEGGGASPRTLVPFGGGARLCLGESVAKMELFLFTGYLLRDFYFFPTDARLPDLRGIASVVLKVKEYKVIACPRPVNNN from the exons ATGATGAGACCAACTTTAGGTCACTATAAATAGGACGTCAAGTGCGAGGAAAAGCTTTGCGAAAAGGAGCAGGATCCGGGCAGACACAAGatgccaacagactttttggtgTTCATTGTGGGAGTAATTCTACTCATGTTGGTGAGAATGTTCCTGCAAATTTTCTTTAAATCCGCATCAAGCAACAACTCTCCCAATGGAAAACCTCCACCAG GCCCTCCAAGCAGATTTCTTATAGGCAACATGATGGAGCTAACTCACGACCATCTACCAATTCACCTAACTCATCTAGCGCAGCGTTACGGACACATCTACCAACTTAAATGTGGAAACACTT gcatGGTGGTTCTGAACAGCAGTGAGGTCATAAGAGAAGCTTTGGTGAAGAAATGGTCAGACTTTGCAGGCAGGCCCGTTTCATTCACAG GACGTATTGTGTCGGGTGGAGGGCGTTCCATTTCTCTGGGAGACTACAACGACGAGTGGCGAGCTCATCGTCGCCTGGTCCACGGCGCTTTGATGCAATGCTGCCGTCGTTCTTTGCATGAGGTGATTGAAAAGCAGGCGATGCATCTCTGCAAG GTTCTGAAGGCCTACCAAGGCAGTGCCGTTGATCTCTCTGTGGATTTCACAGTGGCGGCCAGTAATGTGATCACCACTTTGACTTTTGGAAAGGAA TATGACAAGAAATCAACAGAGCTGCAGGAATTGCACAAATGTCTGAATGAGATTGTCGCTCTATGGGGCTCCTGTTGGATTTCCGCCCTGGACTCCTTCCCTTTGCTGAGA AAATTACCCAACCCTGTTTTCTCCCGACTCATGAAAGAGGTGACCAAGAGGGACAACATCATATTCAAACATCTCAACAACTACAAG TCACAAGACGAGAAACCCGAAGGCACCATCACAGGCTGCTTACTCGAGGGACTCAATACAAAGAATGGAGAG CTGCTGACAGACACTCATGTCCACATGGCTATTGTGGACCTTCTTATTGGAGGAACAGAGACCACTGCGGCCTGGCTCAACTGGACCGTAGCATTCCTCTTGCACAGACCCGAG ATCCAGACGCAGGTGTACGAAGAGCTTTGCACCGTGCCAGAGGGTCGCTATCCCACATATAGCGAGAAGTACAAACTTCCCATCCTGAGCGCCCTCATCAACGAAGTGCTCCGTCTCAGGCCCGTCGCTCCTCTTGCCGTACCTCACAGAGCCGTACGAGACAGCAG TATTGCAGGTTATTTCATCCCCAAGAACACAGTGATCATTCCAAATCTTTTTGGAGCTCACCATGATCCTTTAGTGTGGAACGAGCCGCACCACTTCAAACCAG AACGTTTCCTGGAGGGAGGAGGGGCCTCCCCAAGAACCTTGGTCCCCTTCGGAGGAGGTGCTCGTCTCTGCTTGGGGGAGTCAGTTGCTAAAATggagctttttctttttacaggctATTTGCTGAGAGATTTTTACTTCTTTCCCACTGATGCCCGTCTGCCCGACCTGAGGGGCATTGCTAGTGTTGTACTCAAGGTCAAGGAATACAAAGTTATTGCATGTCCGCGACCTGTTAACAATAATTAA